In a single window of the Thermofilum uzonense genome:
- a CDS encoding putative metallopeptidase, giving the protein MSRIRYEPARDVESLARDIVSKLGMNWIRLDNVGFIRSYGSRSSAVARIYGLPRVFQSAFGLEPLYVIEVISEKYDSLQFERKVEVLIHELLHIPSNFSGGLRPHGRIVNGARVKKLARIYFMKKGS; this is encoded by the coding sequence GTGTCTAGGATAAGGTATGAGCCTGCCCGTGACGTGGAAAGTTTAGCGCGTGATATAGTTAGCAAACTAGGGATGAACTGGATAAGACTTGATAATGTTGGATTTATTAGAAGCTATGGTTCGAGAAGCTCTGCCGTTGCCCGTATTTACGGTCTCCCACGAGTTTTCCAGTCAGCATTTGGACTGGAGCCCTTGTACGTGATAGAGGTCATATCAGAAAAATATGATAGCCTGCAGTTCGAGCGTAAAGTAGAGGTCTTGATTCATGAGCTTCTTCATATCCCATCTAATTTTTCAGGAGGACTTCGGCCTCACGGGAGAATTGTTAACGGTGCTAGAGTGAAAAAACTTGCTAGAATTTATTTTATGAAGAAGGGTTCTTAA
- a CDS encoding PIN domain-containing protein, with protein sequence MGDVSRIVVDTDVLLHDTFEDSEKHAEASGILDEADRIYLASIVVHEYLWLLLTKFKIDLEIVREKLEEYFSDSRFIYVSENSEVFLKALEWMKEDNADPTMINDYIILVLAQRMGAVLTTYDEELKAIARKREVSVLP encoded by the coding sequence ATGGGAGACGTGAGCAGGATAGTCGTTGACACGGATGTTTTACTTCATGACACATTTGAGGACAGCGAAAAGCATGCCGAGGCCTCGGGAATTCTTGATGAGGCGGATAGGATCTACCTTGCCTCTATCGTCGTCCATGAGTATCTATGGTTGTTGCTGACTAAGTTTAAGATAGACTTGGAGATAGTTCGCGAGAAGCTAGAGGAGTACTTCAGCGACTCAAGGTTTATTTATGTAAGCGAGAATAGCGAAGTATTTCTCAAAGCGTTAGAGTGGATGAAGGAGGATAACGCGGATCCTACTATGATCAATGACTACATTATTCTAGTTTTAGCGCAGAGGATGGGAGCTGTTCTCACAACCTATGACGAAGAGTTAAAGGCGATAGCTAGGAAAAGAGAGGTAAGCGTTTTACCTTAA
- a CDS encoding aminotransferase class I/II-fold pyridoxal phosphate-dependent enzyme has product MSKMLSKRIERLDYPIRKYNALARSLEEKGEKVIYLNVGDPLKYDFRTPRELIEEVYHAMMEGHNYYASSEGVRELQEAISFKEKTWNDVEIEPRNVLVTSGVSEGINALFAALVNEGDKIVIPDPSYPLYISFADFYNARKVFYPALEDQGWIPDTDKLRSLLDKGTKFLVLNNPHNPTGAVYPARIIKEILDIAAENDIPVVSDEIYDALVFDGEFVSAAKVASPDNIIIDLNGFSKTFLATGWRLGYIYLKGPEEKIMQIRSGILNFLMTRLSAVTPMQVALARFARKSPHHLEELKRRLNERRLYTYKRLNEIPGFHMPVAPHGAFYAFPRVDLRMSDEEFAKELLVQEKVFVVYGSGFGEKGRNHVRLVFLPPIELLDEAFKRIERFMRKNLNA; this is encoded by the coding sequence ATGAGTAAAATGCTATCCAAAAGAATAGAGAGGCTTGATTATCCCATTAGAAAATATAATGCACTGGCGAGGAGTCTTGAAGAAAAAGGCGAGAAGGTCATATACTTGAATGTTGGAGATCCGCTTAAGTATGACTTCAGAACGCCCCGCGAACTAATTGAGGAGGTTTACCACGCGATGATGGAGGGACACAATTATTATGCTTCTTCAGAGGGCGTAAGAGAACTACAAGAGGCAATTTCCTTTAAAGAAAAAACGTGGAACGATGTGGAGATAGAGCCTCGTAATGTTTTAGTGACTAGTGGCGTCTCAGAGGGAATAAACGCACTGTTTGCAGCCCTGGTTAACGAGGGTGATAAAATAGTTATTCCTGATCCAAGCTACCCGTTATACATAAGTTTCGCAGACTTCTATAATGCAAGAAAAGTATTCTACCCTGCTTTAGAGGATCAAGGATGGATCCCAGATACTGACAAGCTTAGAAGCCTTTTAGATAAAGGAACCAAGTTCCTAGTCTTAAATAATCCTCACAACCCGACTGGCGCAGTTTATCCTGCAAGGATAATCAAGGAAATCCTAGACATAGCTGCGGAGAACGATATACCTGTTGTAAGCGATGAGATCTATGACGCGCTTGTCTTTGATGGTGAGTTTGTAAGTGCAGCTAAGGTTGCTAGCCCAGATAACATCATCATTGATCTAAACGGTTTTTCAAAGACTTTCCTCGCCACAGGCTGGAGATTGGGTTACATCTATCTCAAAGGACCCGAAGAGAAAATAATGCAAATCCGCTCAGGGATACTTAACTTTCTCATGACCCGCCTTTCTGCCGTTACCCCGATGCAGGTAGCCTTAGCCCGTTTTGCAAGGAAAAGTCCTCATCACCTTGAGGAGTTGAAAAGGAGACTTAATGAGAGAAGGTTATATACTTATAAGAGGCTAAATGAGATCCCGGGCTTCCACATGCCAGTAGCCCCACACGGGGCCTTTTATGCGTTCCCGCGTGTGGATCTGCGGATGAGCGACGAAGAATTCGCCAAGGAGTTGCTAGTTCAGGAAAAGGTATTTGTAGTGTATGGCTCTGGATTCGGGGAGAAAGGTAGAAATCACGTAAGGCTTGTTTTCCTACCGCCCATTGAATTGCTGGATGAAGCCTTTAAGAGAATCGAGAGATTTATGAGAAAAAATCTGAATGCTTAA
- a CDS encoding DsbA family protein: MQRKNLLLIIASVVVLIGILSVLYLMRGFTVSSRTITESCPTPSLVYVYVTEQQKNAADAITSAFKTVLNQYGINIINTPVCTLPASSLPQKLRIYPALLYKGEIQSLQTYTVGKIGDYNILAPTISATFAYYQGVNTTYGVTAEALIVESDAPYAKINLTDKDLKTLLSEVAVANITKVTRLKPDEAGVKVPYAPTILFKSDYNLSQGVRYIVRLKNNIYTVTNETQRALASYLGLTILETRVSPDPLLDKGINFGSPSAITLYILEDYHCPFCADFITNLGGYLQSLVREGKIRMVFVDLIIHPEVTSMHAFTRCVYNLTGDSEVYFNITRELYKKGISTTINDTKLIALKYLPQQLVQKALECSSTTENLVLQDSQQLTSLGFTGTPTLIFWNNTTQKGLIIEGCLQQHPCMTEEQLNNILQWLGK, encoded by the coding sequence ATGCAGAGGAAAAATTTACTGTTAATTATCGCTTCAGTCGTGGTACTCATAGGAATTCTGAGTGTTTTATACTTGATGAGGGGGTTTACAGTATCCTCCCGGACTATAACAGAAAGTTGCCCAACACCCTCACTCGTATATGTGTATGTCACAGAACAACAGAAAAACGCGGCGGACGCGATCACATCAGCTTTCAAGACTGTATTGAACCAATATGGTATAAACATTATAAACACTCCTGTGTGTACTCTTCCAGCGAGTTCCCTTCCTCAGAAGCTAAGGATCTATCCCGCGCTCCTATATAAAGGGGAAATACAGTCCCTTCAAACATATACTGTTGGAAAAATCGGAGATTATAATATATTAGCTCCAACCATATCAGCAACTTTCGCATACTACCAGGGTGTCAACACGACCTACGGTGTTACCGCCGAGGCGCTAATAGTAGAGAGCGATGCTCCCTACGCAAAGATCAACCTCACCGACAAGGATCTTAAAACTTTGTTGTCAGAGGTGGCTGTGGCTAACATTACAAAGGTGACAAGGCTAAAACCTGACGAGGCAGGAGTAAAAGTTCCATATGCTCCAACAATTTTGTTCAAGTCGGATTACAACCTTTCCCAAGGAGTACGCTATATTGTCAGGCTCAAAAACAACATATACACTGTTACGAACGAAACCCAGCGTGCCCTGGCAAGTTATCTAGGTTTAACAATTCTCGAGACAAGAGTATCGCCTGACCCCCTCTTGGACAAAGGCATAAACTTTGGATCTCCCTCCGCTATAACATTATATATTCTTGAAGACTATCATTGCCCGTTCTGCGCGGATTTTATAACAAATCTAGGGGGGTATCTCCAGTCTTTGGTCAGAGAGGGAAAGATTAGAATGGTTTTCGTCGATCTCATAATTCACCCCGAGGTCACAAGCATGCATGCATTTACCCGCTGTGTCTATAACTTAACAGGTGATTCAGAGGTATATTTCAACATCACCAGAGAATTGTACAAGAAGGGTATTTCAACAACTATAAACGACACGAAGCTTATCGCCTTAAAGTATCTACCACAGCAACTAGTCCAAAAAGCACTGGAATGCTCAAGCACGACAGAAAACTTAGTTCTACAGGATTCGCAGCAATTAACAAGCCTAGGCTTTACCGGTACGCCGACCTTAATATTCTGGAATAACACAACCCAGAAAGGACTCATTATAGAAGGATGTTTGCAGCAGCATCCATGTATGACAGAAGAACAACTCAACAACATTTTACAATGGCTCGGGAAATAA
- a CDS encoding ECF transporter S component has translation MKSKELSLVAIFVSLSIALRVLKNLATTVQFVNIPLAFALLASTLYGPHVGFLVGFLSYFLSDLLIFPGIWTLINSILAGFTAFLYPHFIYDRKDKVVFFISTFLSIFLFDIFSSVVLYILFGVRLQEAILVSIVGLFLPVMGGYLIGVGPLTEFVTAFLVVALYEGLKRRKI, from the coding sequence ATGAAATCAAAGGAGTTAAGCCTTGTAGCCATATTTGTCTCGTTGAGCATAGCTTTGAGGGTTCTGAAAAACCTTGCAACTACTGTACAATTTGTGAACATACCGCTAGCGTTCGCCTTATTAGCCTCTACCCTTTATGGCCCACACGTAGGTTTTCTAGTCGGTTTCCTTTCCTATTTTCTTTCAGATCTGTTAATATTTCCAGGGATTTGGACACTGATAAACTCCATACTAGCTGGTTTTACTGCATTTTTGTATCCACACTTTATTTACGATAGAAAGGATAAGGTTGTTTTCTTCATATCAACTTTCTTGTCTATCTTCTTATTCGATATTTTTTCTTCAGTCGTCCTTTACATCCTATTTGGCGTAAGGCTCCAAGAGGCAATTCTCGTGAGCATAGTTGGTCTCTTTCTGCCTGTCATGGGAGGCTATCTTATAGGTGTCGGGCCTCTCACAGAGTTCGTAACAGCCTTTCTTGTGGTAGCTTTATACGAGGGGCTGAAACGGCGAAAAATATAA
- a CDS encoding DUF4430 domain-containing protein: MSINKNQILLLVLLIWALIATSIASYLYLENQSLSRELSVIGNKYVRVNIGIVYGNGTRTWYNGTLLPRGATALTALVTVARVEYKLGSWGAYVTSVNGVQENIISKSEGYSWMWYRYDPNKGELVPGEVASDKYKLADGDVIVWSYEHWKF; this comes from the coding sequence GTGAGCATCAATAAGAACCAAATACTCTTGCTCGTGTTGTTGATATGGGCCTTAATTGCAACATCAATTGCAAGCTATCTGTATTTAGAGAACCAATCGTTAAGCCGTGAATTAAGCGTTATAGGCAACAAGTATGTCCGAGTAAACATCGGTATTGTTTACGGTAACGGCACGAGGACATGGTATAACGGTACGTTGCTCCCTAGAGGTGCTACGGCTCTTACAGCCCTAGTTACCGTTGCACGGGTTGAGTATAAACTAGGCTCTTGGGGGGCGTACGTAACCAGTGTCAACGGGGTTCAAGAGAACATTATTTCGAAGAGTGAGGGGTACTCGTGGATGTGGTACAGATACGACCCTAATAAGGGAGAGCTCGTACCAGGAGAAGTGGCCTCTGATAAGTATAAATTGGCTGACGGAGATGTTATTGTATGGAGTTATGAGCATTGGAAGTTCTAG
- a CDS encoding DUF4443 domain-containing protein, translating to MSIGSSRSQLLVMLFLYVNQGYSGRVSLARTLGLGEGRLRGLLSQLSTNKWVVKGRAGTKLSAKGLQELEYYLLKKGVTRLFLGEADELGSKVAVIAETILPYTGKVKILELRDEAVRGGAKGALILTYHEGKLRVPPIEEDLCFYAVKLCREVLGNTHPREGSMVFIVFAESLGEALSGFVNILESKHYGELSHLSMT from the coding sequence ATGAGCATTGGAAGTTCTAGAAGCCAGTTACTCGTAATGCTTTTTCTCTATGTTAATCAAGGATATTCGGGAAGGGTTAGCTTAGCTAGGACTCTAGGGTTAGGAGAAGGGAGACTCAGGGGGCTGCTTTCCCAGCTCTCTACAAATAAATGGGTTGTGAAGGGCAGGGCTGGAACGAAGCTTTCAGCGAAGGGTTTACAGGAGCTTGAGTATTATTTACTAAAAAAGGGAGTTACGAGATTATTTCTCGGTGAAGCTGACGAGTTGGGATCCAAGGTTGCGGTCATAGCGGAAACAATCCTTCCATATACAGGTAAGGTGAAAATTCTAGAGCTACGAGATGAAGCAGTGAGAGGTGGCGCTAAAGGGGCTTTGATTCTAACCTACCATGAGGGTAAACTTCGAGTGCCACCCATAGAGGAAGATTTATGTTTCTACGCGGTCAAGCTGTGTAGAGAGGTACTTGGGAACACGCATCCAAGGGAGGGCTCCATGGTGTTCATAGTGTTCGCCGAGTCCCTAGGAGAAGCCCTTTCCGGCTTCGTGAACATCTTGGAGAGTAAACATTATGGGGAGTTAAGCCATCTTTCAATGACATGA
- a CDS encoding HAD family hydrolase, whose product MKSTVEAVFFDMGGTLVYDTGFQELLGKRLASFVEKHYQILLSDKEALELWKETAILPGDLEAWDLVRAMFFLRRLGVTPKPEAVEKLYSEVLESYVEGFRLDPEALHVIDALSSKGIKIGIISNVGSYEILSRRLREAGVMKYIDVIVASQAFAFKKPSPQIFFWASYLIGAEPSKCVHVGDDPIADIEGAKSAGFRTIQVLKYARGDSKSADALVQTIGDVIHVIERWLNSP is encoded by the coding sequence ATGAAAAGCACGGTTGAAGCAGTTTTCTTTGACATGGGAGGAACTCTTGTCTACGATACCGGTTTTCAGGAATTATTGGGAAAGCGCCTCGCATCTTTTGTCGAAAAGCATTATCAAATCCTACTCAGCGATAAGGAGGCCTTAGAACTCTGGAAAGAGACCGCTATATTGCCCGGGGACCTTGAAGCCTGGGACCTTGTTAGAGCGATGTTTTTCCTCCGGAGGCTTGGAGTAACCCCTAAGCCTGAGGCTGTAGAGAAGCTATACAGCGAAGTCCTGGAATCCTATGTGGAGGGCTTTCGGCTAGATCCAGAGGCCTTGCACGTAATAGATGCGCTTAGCAGTAAGGGAATAAAGATCGGCATCATCTCAAACGTAGGAAGCTATGAAATCCTTTCTAGAAGACTACGTGAAGCCGGCGTGATGAAATATATAGACGTGATCGTGGCTTCTCAAGCCTTCGCTTTCAAAAAACCCTCACCACAGATTTTTTTCTGGGCTTCTTACCTTATCGGTGCTGAACCTTCAAAGTGCGTACACGTAGGAGATGATCCTATAGCTGATATAGAGGGAGCTAAAAGTGCAGGATTCAGGACTATTCAAGTCTTAAAATATGCTAGGGGCGATTCAAAGAGCGCTGATGCATTAGTCCAGACCATTGGAGACGTTATTCATGTCATTGAAAGATGGCTTAACTCCCCATAA
- a CDS encoding Lrp/AsnC family transcriptional regulator, with product MLDEKDVAILEVLQENARLTVKELSKKIGSPITTAHARLKRLEREGYIKAYRAVLEPKKLGFPTVAFIFVSFARSQGIDQKKVANEISRFPEVQEVHIITGEWDILVKVRVGGVDELGDFVVNKLRNLEGVEKTYTSVVLESIKETTKLPVSLKWPQAKSIEAKGSL from the coding sequence ATGCTTGATGAAAAGGATGTCGCAATACTCGAGGTCCTTCAGGAGAACGCTAGATTGACAGTAAAGGAGCTTAGCAAGAAGATAGGATCCCCTATCACCACCGCACATGCTAGGCTTAAACGTTTAGAGCGGGAAGGCTACATAAAGGCGTACAGGGCAGTCCTTGAGCCGAAAAAGCTTGGGTTTCCGACGGTTGCGTTTATCTTTGTAAGTTTCGCTAGAAGCCAGGGCATTGATCAGAAAAAAGTTGCCAACGAGATAAGCCGTTTCCCAGAGGTGCAGGAGGTACACATTATTACGGGTGAATGGGATATTCTCGTGAAGGTACGTGTGGGAGGCGTCGACGAATTAGGCGATTTCGTGGTTAACAAGCTACGAAACCTTGAAGGTGTCGAGAAAACTTATACTTCAGTGGTGCTTGAAAGCATTAAGGAAACTACCAAGCTTCCTGTTAGCTTAAAATGGCCGCAAGCTAAGTCTATAGAAGCAAAGGGATCACTGTAA
- a CDS encoding nucleoside 2-deoxyribosyltransferase, whose product MKKVYFAAPMRGVRGALNESRELVKLMEDNGLMVLTKHVIEDVLDNDKGMSHQEVFERDIRLLDEADILIAEVSYPSLGVGFEIAYALLKGKTVVALVKKDRVESLSSLIRGITMKNFHLIEYSSPNEALEKILDKTARRGVS is encoded by the coding sequence ATGAAGAAGGTTTATTTTGCGGCTCCAATGAGGGGTGTAAGGGGAGCTCTAAACGAGTCTAGAGAGCTTGTCAAACTAATGGAGGATAACGGATTAATGGTTTTAACCAAGCATGTCATAGAGGACGTACTTGATAATGATAAGGGTATGTCGCATCAGGAGGTATTTGAAAGAGATATCAGATTGCTAGATGAGGCTGATATTCTTATAGCCGAGGTTTCTTATCCTAGCCTCGGTGTAGGCTTTGAGATAGCTTACGCTCTCCTTAAAGGCAAGACAGTGGTGGCTCTAGTGAAGAAAGACAGGGTTGAAAGCCTCTCCTCCCTCATAAGGGGGATAACTATGAAAAACTTCCATCTTATAGAATATAGCTCTCCAAACGAGGCATTAGAAAAGATTCTAGACAAGACTGCCCGCCGGGGGGTTAGTTAG
- a CDS encoding molybdopterin-binding domain-containing protein, with amino-acid sequence MKAAIILLNNVSKPDSARWWLEGYLKAIGVEVATYSLNFENLDSLGGIFEKNDAIIVVGAAGDKRAASKIAEILKLGVEVNQEALELIRNYYSDKMEIPKDLEDKAVMPEFSYVIQNERGAVPGFVAFSLTDDKFIAATPPRFEEAVECFELGIQDFFRQKTGKKYSVTFALYLDGSIDAAEKIVERLHQKEKNVFMRLDARFLGTRGVPIAFTVFAESPEELSDTMSRLEEESSKLASELGLRIFEKERNEEEM; translated from the coding sequence GTGAAGGCTGCGATAATTCTCTTGAACAATGTATCTAAACCAGACTCTGCAAGGTGGTGGCTAGAGGGTTACTTGAAAGCCATAGGTGTAGAAGTAGCCACATATAGTCTTAACTTTGAAAACCTCGATTCTCTGGGAGGGATTTTCGAAAAAAACGACGCAATTATTGTTGTTGGGGCAGCAGGGGATAAGAGAGCAGCGTCAAAAATCGCTGAAATCCTGAAACTAGGCGTGGAGGTGAACCAGGAAGCCCTCGAGCTTATCCGCAACTATTACTCTGATAAGATGGAGATCCCTAAAGATCTCGAGGATAAGGCTGTAATGCCTGAGTTCAGCTATGTTATTCAGAACGAGCGTGGAGCTGTTCCCGGTTTTGTGGCTTTCAGCCTAACAGATGACAAGTTCATAGCTGCGACGCCTCCTCGGTTTGAAGAAGCGGTTGAGTGCTTCGAGCTGGGCATCCAAGACTTCTTTAGACAGAAAACGGGTAAAAAATACTCCGTCACCTTTGCCCTATATCTAGATGGAAGCATAGATGCTGCGGAAAAAATAGTGGAAAGGTTACACCAGAAGGAGAAGAATGTCTTCATGCGTTTAGATGCTAGGTTTCTTGGAACAAGAGGTGTCCCCATAGCTTTCACTGTTTTTGCTGAAAGCCCGGAAGAGCTTTCAGATACCATGTCGCGGTTAGAAGAAGAATCTTCGAAATTGGCTAGCGAGTTGGGGCTAAGAATCTTCGAAAAGGAAAGGAATGAAGAGGAGATGTAA
- a CDS encoding ABC transporter ATP-binding protein, with product MSGISRGKVILSLRNITKSFTEDSKTLKVIDGISVDIGEEFVAILGPSGCGKTTLLRIIAGLEKPDGGEIIFTSKDARIGFVFQFPTLLPWMSVLENVALPLRVNGLSWQEAKERARKYLSLVGLASFEDFYPRELSGGMRQRVNLARALAIEPVLLLMDEPFSALDPLTAESLRSEVLDLWLWGVTSVRTILMVTHSVDEAILMADRVIVLTARPAKIAGIVDINLPRPRDRRSADFQALEDKVYELISS from the coding sequence GTGAGTGGAATAAGTAGAGGCAAGGTTATTCTTTCACTCAGGAATATCACGAAGTCATTCACAGAGGACTCGAAGACTTTGAAGGTTATTGATGGAATTTCCGTTGACATCGGAGAGGAGTTCGTAGCTATACTAGGACCATCTGGTTGCGGGAAGACGACGCTTCTCAGGATTATAGCAGGACTCGAGAAGCCAGATGGGGGCGAGATTATTTTTACCTCAAAGGATGCTAGAATAGGATTTGTTTTCCAGTTCCCGACCTTATTACCTTGGATGAGTGTCCTCGAAAATGTGGCACTCCCGCTGAGGGTGAATGGCTTATCATGGCAGGAGGCTAAAGAGAGAGCGCGTAAGTATTTATCGCTAGTAGGTTTAGCTTCCTTCGAAGACTTCTATCCACGTGAGCTCAGCGGAGGCATGCGACAAAGGGTTAATCTCGCACGGGCATTGGCCATAGAGCCTGTTCTTCTACTTATGGATGAGCCTTTCTCTGCTTTGGATCCTTTGACTGCCGAGTCTCTTCGCTCCGAAGTTTTAGACCTTTGGTTGTGGGGGGTGACTTCAGTTAGAACAATCCTTATGGTGACCCACAGCGTCGATGAGGCTATATTGATGGCTGATAGAGTGATAGTTTTAACGGCAAGACCCGCCAAAATAGCAGGAATTGTTGATATTAACCTTCCACGCCCTCGGGATAGAAGATCAGCAGATTTTCAAGCACTCGAAGACAAGGTGTACGAACTGATAAGCTCATAA
- a CDS encoding ABC transporter permease subunit yields MDSVPLYTMLLAAATASLFRMLAAYVLSVLTALLIGSAMAKNKTVESILLPILDILQSIPILGFFPAALILFVTYFPERIGVELASIFLIWTSLVWNMIFGVYSSVKSLDPSYDDLVKAYNFGHAARFFFIYAPVSRRSLIANSLVSWAGGWFFLTSAEVVSLGSSEYRVTGLGSFIIEQFNSGNLLGFYLGVALLLLIITLTYFLIWNPAASKNLGLNLPSFTAVYDKIHDIVAATWGGLGELSLVVEKKLKKFEKILGFLIRLSILVALVIFALNIIAGLGSIGLPNFLPKMLAVLYEIPITLARIVFILLLSLSLSLLVAFISYRNVLLGGALSIIGEILASIPAIIWWPLLAAIALGYSYGAYIVSLIVFLQGAFWYLYYNIIVYGLSSIRKDLEELSSVYKIRGVPFIRYVFVPSLLPSIATGALSAWGGAWNASVVAEYVVVGDHSIDIGGVGALLNRLAIQGDVEGLVVSALLLSSVIVLINKTLWSRFFKYIEGKYGGED; encoded by the coding sequence GTGGACAGCGTGCCTCTCTACACAATGCTCTTAGCAGCAGCAACCGCGAGCCTTTTCAGAATGCTAGCCGCTTATGTTCTATCCGTCCTTACAGCTTTGCTCATTGGAAGCGCTATGGCAAAGAACAAAACAGTGGAGAGCATCCTTTTACCGATATTGGATATTTTACAATCGATCCCGATACTAGGCTTCTTCCCAGCAGCTCTAATCTTATTTGTAACATATTTCCCTGAGAGAATCGGTGTAGAGCTGGCATCCATATTCTTGATCTGGACAAGCCTTGTCTGGAACATGATATTCGGGGTCTACTCCTCCGTCAAATCCCTCGACCCTTCATATGATGACCTAGTGAAGGCTTATAATTTTGGGCACGCTGCCCGCTTCTTCTTTATATATGCACCTGTCTCCCGTAGGTCTCTTATAGCAAACAGCCTGGTATCATGGGCTGGAGGATGGTTCTTCTTAACATCAGCAGAAGTAGTATCGCTTGGTAGTTCCGAGTATAGAGTGACAGGCCTCGGAAGCTTTATAATAGAGCAGTTCAATTCGGGCAACCTATTAGGATTTTATCTGGGAGTAGCATTGTTATTATTGATAATCACCCTAACCTACTTCTTGATTTGGAACCCGGCTGCCTCCAAGAATCTCGGCTTAAATTTGCCTAGCTTTACAGCGGTTTATGACAAGATCCATGATATTGTTGCAGCCACATGGGGGGGATTGGGTGAGTTGTCTTTAGTCGTTGAAAAAAAACTCAAAAAGTTCGAGAAAATATTGGGGTTTTTAATAAGGCTCTCAATCTTAGTAGCTTTAGTGATTTTTGCCCTAAACATTATAGCGGGCCTGGGAAGTATTGGGCTTCCTAACTTTCTACCGAAGATGCTAGCTGTCCTCTATGAAATACCGATAACGCTTGCACGTATCGTGTTTATCCTACTACTATCCCTTTCGTTATCGTTGCTTGTCGCATTTATCTCGTATAGAAATGTCCTCTTAGGTGGGGCCTTATCAATTATTGGCGAAATCTTAGCCTCCATACCAGCCATTATTTGGTGGCCCTTGCTAGCCGCAATCGCACTTGGTTATAGTTATGGGGCTTACATAGTATCCCTGATAGTCTTTCTGCAGGGAGCTTTTTGGTATCTTTATTACAACATAATTGTATACGGCCTTTCAAGCATCAGAAAGGACCTTGAAGAGCTTTCCTCGGTTTATAAAATACGTGGAGTACCTTTCATACGATATGTCTTCGTGCCCTCCCTTCTTCCTTCAATCGCAACTGGAGCCTTGAGCGCTTGGGGTGGTGCTTGGAACGCCAGCGTGGTGGCAGAGTATGTTGTGGTGGGTGATCACAGCATTGACATAGGAGGCGTTGGTGCACTGCTTAACAGGCTAGCAATACAGGGAGACGTTGAGGGACTAGTAGTTTCAGCCCTTCTTCTTTCATCAGTAATAGTCTTAATCAACAAGACTTTATGGTCGAGGTTTTTCAAATATATAGAGGGCAAGTACGGGGGGGAAGATTAG
- a CDS encoding AAA-associated domain-containing protein, producing the protein MSEDPSSSKPRKILLPVDVTPDHVLGLVEVLHGLGGSVDSMYVGDVLRENIHVLPKAIDVAEALGLVKSEGGNLTLTELGKRVASSDPKSLKYLLRNALKRIEPLSEIVDLVSKKKRISVEDFEKLLENYYPARVEAAMKNILIWGAFLNAFKMDEDDEEIHLI; encoded by the coding sequence GTGTCCGAGGATCCAAGTAGTAGTAAGCCTCGTAAAATATTGCTTCCCGTTGACGTAACTCCCGACCATGTCCTTGGGCTTGTCGAGGTCTTACACGGTCTGGGGGGTAGTGTAGACTCCATGTATGTAGGAGACGTACTCAGGGAGAATATACACGTCTTGCCAAAAGCGATAGATGTTGCTGAAGCTTTAGGCCTGGTGAAATCTGAGGGTGGAAACTTAACGCTAACCGAGCTGGGGAAAAGGGTGGCCTCAAGTGATCCTAAAAGCCTGAAGTACTTGCTAAGGAATGCACTGAAACGCATCGAACCTCTAAGCGAAATAGTGGATCTCGTCTCAAAAAAGAAGAGGATAAGTGTAGAAGACTTCGAGAAACTACTTGAAAACTACTATCCTGCTAGGGTCGAGGCAGCAATGAAAAATATTCTCATCTGGGGGGCTTTTCTCAACGCTTTTAAGATGGACGAAGATGACGAGGAAATACATTTAATATAG